In Leptospira bouyouniensis, the sequence ACACCAGTTAACTGCTGCATCGTAAAATTGAATGGATTCTTCTTTTACTTTTGCATCTTCATCAGCATCACCTGTGAGTTTAAGCCACAAATGTCCATCACCCATTAAATAATTACCACGGCATAACATCACTTTTACGTCAGCGTATTGCGGGTTTTCGACTGCAAATTTTTCTAAACTAACAAGCGCTTGGCGAAGGTCTTGCTCGTTATGACGATTCTTCCAGAGTTTTTCAATATCAGCTGGAAGTTTTGCCGGAGTAGTTGCTCGAGTTACATCCGAAGCAGAGATTTTCACTTGTCTAGATTTTCCACAAGCAACAACAGATACGAGCACTAGTGTTGCGAGTGCGATTTTTGACCAATGTTTCGTTTGGTTCATTTTTTCATCATCCTCCAAAAATTTTTAGGATTTCTCCCTTTCTATTTGTAGCATCTTGAGGTCAATTTGGGGCAAAATTTTAGAGAAATTCTAAAAAAAGCGCAAAGAAATCCCATGATTCCGGAAAAAAATACACGCATTTGACTTAAATGCAAGAAAGTTTTATTTTATGGGACAATAAGCGTGTTGGAAGGGAGGGAAACGCGGTAGGAACTCGTGCTATTTGCCAAATTAACAGCAAGTCCCAACGTCCGCATCGAAATATACGACCCTGGGGTCAATGTGGCAAAAATACGGCAGGAAACTCCGGCTGTATTGGGGTTTGTTGAAGGGTCTACCTCAAAAAGATACTCAATGGGTTGGACAATTGCTGCTTGCGCTAACAAACAATCGGTTCCGAGATTTGTATCGTTTGGATTTTGGGCTAAACTTTCCGTGGCAGCTTGGTAGAGACGATACCCTTGGAAGATGAATTCTGGGTTTTGAGCCCTCACTTTTATCGTAAAGTTGGAATTTCCATTATTTGTGATCGAAATGAGTGTGGGAGGTGCCTGGACTGAAGCCGTCGTGGAATAATTTGTGCAATTCCCAACCAAAAGGCAAAGCAACACGGAGGTCAGTGCCCAAAAAAACAAATTGCGGTTCATTTGGTCCCTTTTCCTTCTCTTTGTTTTTTCCTCCACCAAAAGAAGAGTAAAATTCCCACAAGAAGAACCACGAGGATCAAAATCAAGGTTTGGCCACTGCGCACCCAACCCATCAGCTCATCAAAATTATGAGCAAAATAATAACCTAAATACACCCAAATAGGGACGGAAATCAGGGCTGCAAAGCCATCAGTGAGTAAAAATAATAAAAAACTAATTTGTTTGGAAGTGCCAGCTGTAAAAAAAATTGGCATTCGAAGCCCTGGCATAAATCGACCAACAAACACGACCCAACGACCGTATTTTTTAAATTGTTCTCTTACTTTGTCAAAACGTTCTGGGTGTAATACCGTGCGTAACACAGGTAAAGTAAGTGCTCTTTCTCCATAATGGCTCCCAAGCCAAAATACAAACGAATCTCCAATGAGAACTCCCGCCATACCCACAAAAAACATAATATGTACATTGGCATAACCAAGGCCTGAAATCACTCCACCTGCCGTGAGTGAGATGTCTTCTGGAACCGGAAGTCCAAACCCACAGAGGATTAGAATTCCAAAAACGGCAAAATAACCGTATTGCATAAAAATGGAAACTAAAGTTTGTAGAAAGTCCATGAGGGATTTATACTGATTTTATGGTTTCGCCGAAAAAGGAAAGAGATTTATGAAGAAAGGGAGAAATGAACTCCTATTAGAAGAGGAAAAAATCCTTGCACCCTATGCTGTAGGGAGCCGGAATTCTGGTGGTCGTGCATATGAAGAACCAGAACATCCTTATCGGTTACCGTTCCAAAGAGATAAAGATCGCATCATTCACTCCCATGCATTCAAACGATTGGAATACAAAACACAAGTGTTTGTTTATTCAGAAGGAGATCATTTTCGCAATCGTTTGACTCATACGTTAGAAGTAGCAGGAATTTCAAAAACGATATCTAAAGTCCTCGGGCTCAATGAAGATTTAAGTGAGTCCATTGCCCTTGCTCATGATTTGGGCCATTCACCTTTTGGGCATGCGGGGCAGGAAGCTCTTGCCGAACTGATGAAAGATATTGGTGGATTTGAGCATAATAAACAATCACTTCGTGTTGTGCAAAAATTGGAACGAAGGTATCCTGACTTTCCAGGACTCAATTTATGTGAAGAAACTCTTCTAGGAATTATGAAACACGGTGGTGGGTATGAATCATCAAACTTACTTGAGGTGAGAAGGACTTTAGGTCCTTCTCTTGAGGCGATGATTGTGGACTCTTCTGATGAAATCACATATAGTGCCCATGATTTAGAAGATGGATTAGAGAGTGGTTTACTGCATTTGGATGATGTGAAAGGACTTATGATTTGGAAACGAATTTATGATAGTTTGCCTCAAATTGAAAAAAATCAAAAGAAAGAATCGCTTTCGATTTCTAGATCGATAGGTAGAGTTTTGCTAAATTTGATGGTATCCGATTTGATAGAATCTGTATATGGAATGTTAACAAAGTATTCTGTGAAATCTAGGGAGAATATTTCTGACTTGTACAATCAAAAAATCAAATTGGTTCAATTTTCCGAAGAGTTTCAGAAGGAATTTTTACAATTAAAACAATATTTATTTCAAAATTTATACAGACATTCTGAAGTATCTCGGATGAGTGAGCGAGGGAAAGAAACGATTTATTTGTTATTTAAACATTTTGAATCACACCCAGAATCCATACCAGAGTCATATCGGAATCGAGAAGAGGAAGATGGAAAGATGCGGATCATTTGTGATTATATTGCAGGTATGACAGATCGTTATGCTATTGAAAAATTAAAAAGAGAAGGGATCCTTTGGTTTCCTTATTAAAAAGTTTCATCAAATAAAATTGAGGATTAAATAAAAATGTACGGACTGTATTCACATCCTAATTCAACGTATAGCAAACGAGTTCATATTTATCTAAAGTATCGTAATTTAGAATATGAAACCATTCATGTTGCACTTGATAAACTGGAAAATCGAAAGAAACCATTTTTGGCAATCAATCCCTATGGTAAAGTACCTGTTTTAAAAGATGGTGATTTTTTACTCGCAGAGTCCTC encodes:
- a CDS encoding LIC11661 family lipoprotein is translated as MNRNLFFWALTSVLLCLLVGNCTNYSTTASVQAPPTLISITNNGNSNFTIKVRAQNPEFIFQGYRLYQAATESLAQNPNDTNLGTDCLLAQAAIVQPIEYLFEVDPSTNPNTAGVSCRIFATLTPGSYISMRTLGLAVNLANSTSSYRVSLPSNTLIVP
- a CDS encoding deoxyguanosinetriphosphate triphosphohydrolase; the protein is MKKGRNELLLEEEKILAPYAVGSRNSGGRAYEEPEHPYRLPFQRDKDRIIHSHAFKRLEYKTQVFVYSEGDHFRNRLTHTLEVAGISKTISKVLGLNEDLSESIALAHDLGHSPFGHAGQEALAELMKDIGGFEHNKQSLRVVQKLERRYPDFPGLNLCEETLLGIMKHGGGYESSNLLEVRRTLGPSLEAMIVDSSDEITYSAHDLEDGLESGLLHLDDVKGLMIWKRIYDSLPQIEKNQKKESLSISRSIGRVLLNLMVSDLIESVYGMLTKYSVKSRENISDLYNQKIKLVQFSEEFQKEFLQLKQYLFQNLYRHSEVSRMSERGKETIYLLFKHFESHPESIPESYRNREEEDGKMRIICDYIAGMTDRYAIEKLKREGILWFPY
- a CDS encoding DedA family protein, encoding MDFLQTLVSIFMQYGYFAVFGILILCGFGLPVPEDISLTAGGVISGLGYANVHIMFFVGMAGVLIGDSFVFWLGSHYGERALTLPVLRTVLHPERFDKVREQFKKYGRWVVFVGRFMPGLRMPIFFTAGTSKQISFLLFLLTDGFAALISVPIWVYLGYYFAHNFDELMGWVRSGQTLILILVVLLVGILLFFWWRKKQREGKGTK